In the genome of Cupriavidus taiwanensis, one region contains:
- a CDS encoding acyl-CoA dehydrogenase family protein, with the protein MTALLSTFSLTTLPPHAAAFRAEVRAFLDQHLPALPPETRARSWMGFDAGFSRALAARGWVGITLPAQYGGAGLDPFSRFVLVEELLACGAPVSAHWIADRQSGPLILRYGDDAQKARYLPAISRGEAFFCIGMSEPNSGSDLASVATRAVRQPDGGWRLNGRKIWTTNADRCHFMIALVRTSGTPQDRQAGLSQFIVDLHAPGVTVRPIRDLTGDAHFSEVSFDDVALAPDALVGNEGSGWEQVNAELAFERSGPERLYSSVVLLDTWLDALRRLPPARRDTVTAGRLAGHLAVLRAMSLAVTARLAAGESPVVEAALVKDLGTTFEQSVPALVEAALGDEPALAADGALYRTLAYVTQIAPSYSLRGGTREILRGMIARGLGLR; encoded by the coding sequence GTGACCGCATTGCTCTCCACCTTCAGCCTTACCACCTTGCCACCCCACGCCGCGGCATTCCGCGCCGAGGTGCGGGCCTTCCTGGACCAGCACCTGCCGGCACTGCCGCCGGAAACGCGGGCGCGCTCGTGGATGGGCTTCGATGCCGGCTTCAGCCGGGCGCTGGCCGCGCGCGGCTGGGTCGGCATCACGCTGCCGGCGCAGTACGGCGGCGCGGGGCTGGACCCGTTCTCGCGCTTCGTGCTGGTGGAGGAACTGCTGGCCTGCGGCGCGCCGGTGTCGGCGCACTGGATCGCCGACCGCCAGAGCGGCCCGCTGATCCTGCGCTACGGCGACGACGCGCAGAAGGCCCGCTACCTGCCGGCGATCAGCCGCGGCGAGGCCTTTTTCTGCATCGGCATGAGCGAGCCCAATTCCGGCTCGGACCTGGCCAGCGTGGCCACGCGCGCGGTGCGCCAGCCTGATGGCGGCTGGCGCCTGAACGGGCGCAAGATCTGGACCACCAACGCCGACCGCTGCCACTTCATGATCGCGCTGGTGCGCACCTCGGGCACGCCGCAGGACCGGCAGGCCGGGCTGTCGCAGTTCATCGTCGACCTGCACGCGCCGGGCGTCACGGTGCGGCCGATCCGCGACCTGACCGGCGATGCGCACTTCTCGGAAGTGAGCTTCGACGACGTGGCGCTGGCGCCGGATGCGCTGGTCGGCAACGAGGGCAGCGGCTGGGAGCAGGTTAACGCCGAGCTGGCGTTCGAGCGCAGCGGGCCGGAGCGGCTGTACTCCAGCGTGGTGCTGCTCGACACCTGGCTCGACGCCCTGCGCCGGCTGCCGCCCGCGCGGCGCGACACCGTCACCGCGGGCCGCCTTGCCGGCCACCTGGCGGTGCTGCGCGCAATGTCGCTGGCGGTCACGGCGCGGCTGGCCGCGGGCGAAAGCCCGGTGGTGGAGGCGGCGCTGGTGAAGGACCTGGGCACCACCTTCGAGCAGTCGGTGCCGGCCCTGGTCGAAGCCGCGCTTGGCGACGAACCGGCACTCGCTGCCGATGGAGCGCTGTACCGCACCCTGGCCTATGTGACGCAGATCGCGCCGTCGTATTCGCTGCGCGGCGGCACCCGCGAAATCCTGCGCGGCATGATCGCGCGCGGGCTGGGCCTGCGCTGA
- a CDS encoding acyl-CoA dehydrogenase family protein → MHNAYSDALDALLRDCCAPATVRALEQQAIPQPLWQPLWQALQGSGFADCLLPESAGGAALALRELAPVLFVTGRHALPLPLAQTIFARALLHANGVALPHGPIALASFDDGAAATLVADARHAQWLLLQDGERCLLLPAAAARAEATGAHGDLTVRVPRPDTAAPAAFQLPAGTVRTLGACLHAAQLAGALSQVLDLTLQYANDRQQFGRAIGKFQAIQHQVSEMAEHVAAARVAAQLACDSDGATPAPLRAAIGKLRASDAVTPVAAIAHAVHGAIGITEEYDLQLYTRRLHAWRVADGSERWWSRVLGEVACASDGRKAVELVRDWCEPAPAA, encoded by the coding sequence ATGCATAACGCCTACTCCGATGCCCTCGACGCGCTGCTGCGCGACTGCTGCGCTCCCGCCACGGTGCGCGCGCTGGAACAGCAGGCCATTCCGCAGCCGCTATGGCAGCCGCTATGGCAAGCGCTGCAAGGCAGCGGCTTCGCCGACTGCCTGTTGCCCGAATCCGCCGGCGGCGCCGCGCTGGCGCTGCGCGAACTTGCGCCGGTGCTGTTCGTCACCGGCCGCCACGCCCTGCCGCTGCCGCTGGCGCAGACCATCTTTGCGCGCGCGCTGCTGCATGCCAACGGCGTCGCGCTGCCACACGGCCCGATCGCGCTGGCAAGCTTCGACGACGGCGCCGCCGCCACGCTGGTGGCGGACGCCCGCCATGCGCAGTGGTTGCTGCTTCAGGACGGCGAGCGCTGCCTGCTGCTGCCGGCCGCGGCGGCGCGCGCCGAGGCCACCGGCGCCCACGGCGACCTGACGGTGCGCGTGCCGCGCCCCGACACCGCCGCGCCCGCGGCATTCCAGTTGCCGGCCGGCACCGTGCGCACGCTGGGCGCCTGCCTGCATGCGGCGCAGCTGGCCGGCGCGCTGTCGCAAGTGCTCGACCTGACGCTGCAGTACGCCAACGACCGCCAGCAGTTCGGCCGCGCCATCGGCAAGTTCCAGGCGATCCAGCATCAGGTCAGCGAGATGGCCGAGCATGTCGCCGCGGCGCGAGTGGCGGCGCAACTGGCCTGCGACAGCGACGGCGCCACGCCCGCCCCGCTGCGCGCGGCAATCGGCAAGCTGCGCGCCAGCGACGCGGTCACGCCGGTGGCCGCGATCGCGCACGCCGTGCATGGCGCGATCGGCATTACCGAGGAATATGACCTGCAGCTCTATACGCGCCGGTTGCATGCGTGGCGCGTGGCGGACGGGTCGGAACGCTGGTGGAGCCGCGTGCTGGGCGAAGTAGCCTGTGCCAGCGACGGCCGCAAGGCGGTGGAACTGGTGCGCGACTGGTGCGAGCCGGCGCCCGCCGCCTGA
- a CDS encoding MaoC family dehydratase, with the protein MTHAELPRLGQGFYWQDLHEGQAFRTFSRTVTETDLVNFISVTGMVEAIFIEVGYDGGAIQGRPVPAALTYTLIEGFILQTMIQGTGLAMLELTQQIHGPVLVGDTIHATVTVTGIRPTSRSGRAVVDSRIEVFNQRGELVMTYTARRLLAGR; encoded by the coding sequence ATGACGCATGCAGAACTGCCCCGCCTGGGCCAGGGCTTCTACTGGCAAGACCTGCACGAGGGCCAGGCCTTCCGCACCTTCTCCCGCACCGTGACCGAGACCGACCTGGTCAACTTCATCTCGGTCACCGGCATGGTCGAGGCCATCTTTATCGAAGTCGGCTACGACGGCGGCGCGATCCAGGGCCGGCCGGTGCCGGCAGCGCTGACCTATACGCTGATCGAAGGCTTCATCCTGCAGACCATGATCCAGGGCACCGGGCTGGCGATGCTGGAGCTGACGCAGCAGATCCACGGCCCGGTGCTGGTCGGCGACACCATCCACGCCACCGTGACCGTGACCGGCATCCGCCCGACCTCGCGCAGCGGCCGCGCCGTAGTGGATTCGCGCATCGAGGTGTTCAACCAGCGCGGCGAACTGGTGATGACCTATACCGCGCGCCGGCTGCTGGCAGGTCGGTGA